Proteins from a single region of Gambusia affinis linkage group LG12, SWU_Gaff_1.0, whole genome shotgun sequence:
- the stard3nl gene encoding STARD3 N-terminal-like protein — translation MDSRCSSVDSWLTGRGPVSVSSTPLSARVESYEAGEKKCISDVRRTFCLFVTFDLLFITLLWIIELNVNGGVQAQLEKEVLHYDYHSSFFDIFLLAVFRFAALILAYAICKLRHWWAVAITTAVSCAFLIVKVILSKLLLLQGAFGYLLPIVSFILAWIETWLLDFKVLPQENEDESRYQSFMDAVERAPLMGPGPLSDGQFYSPPESLADSDEDLEDKHDPEKCLIQKVS, via the exons ATGGACAGCAGGTGCAGCAGCGTGGATTCGTGGCTGACCGGCAGAGGGCCGGTGTCGGTCAGCAGCACGCCGCTTTCTGCCCGGGTGGAGTCGTACGAAGCCGGGGAGAAGAAATGCATCTCAGACGTTCGGAGGACATTCTGCCTCttcgtgacctttgacctcttgtTCATCACTCTGCTCTGGATTATTGAGCTAAAC GTGAACGGAGGCGTTCAGGCGCAGCTGGAGAAGGAAGTGCTGCACTACGACTACCACTCCtctttctttgacattttt CTGCTGGCCGTCTTCAGGTTTGCCGCCCTCATCCTGGCGTACGCCATCTGCAAGCTGCGTCACTGGTGGGCCGTCGCT ATAACCACTGCAGTCAGCTGCGCGTTCCTGATTGTTAAAGTCATTTTATCAAAG ctgctgctcctccagggCGCCTTCGGTTACCTGCTGCCCATCGTCTCCTTCATCCTGGCCTGGATAGAAACCTGGCTGCTCGACTTCAAGGTTCTGCCGCAGGAGAACGAGGACGAAAGCA GATATCAGTCCTTCATGGACGCCGTTGAGCGCGCGCCTCTCATGGGTCCTGGTCCTCTGTCCGACGGCCAGTTTTACTCTCCACCCGAGTCTCTAGCAG ACTCTGATGAAGATCTGGAGGATAAACACGACCCAGAGAAATGCCTGATCCAGAAAGTCTCCTAA
- the LOC122841684 gene encoding tripartite motif-containing protein 16-like isoform X2, with product MEQNQPDQETFSCSICLDLLKDPVTIPCGHSYCMNCIKSFWDEGEQKKNYHCPQCRERFTPRPVLKKSTMLAAIVDQLKKTGLQAAPADHRYAGHEDVACDFCTGRKLKAIKSCLICLASYCEKHLQPHYDVAPLKKHKLVEPSKNLQENICSKHDEVMKMFCRTDQKCICYLCSVDEHKGHNTVSAAAERTERQRELEERRGNIQQRIQDREKDVKLLQQEVEAINHSADKTVEDSEKIFTELIRLLQKRSSDVKQQIRSQQETEVSRVKDVQEKLEQEITELKRKDAELEQLSHTEDHNQFLLNYPSLPALSESTHSSSINIRPLRHFEDVTAAVSELREKLQDVLRDSWTNISLMVTEVDVLLSGPESGPEPTTRAGFLRYSCKITMDPNTAHRCLELSEGNRKVTYTDQRQSYPSHPDRFTQFTRILSKESLTGRCYWEVEWSGKVYVAVAYKNISRAGSHNECLFGRNDKSWALECQSTSFEFGHNNIWTSISGPVSSRVGVYLNHEAGFLSFYRVSESMTLIHRVQTTFTQPLHLVHAGVWIFNYRNSAKFCKLKKKMLRNKMLGFSLLLF from the exons ATGGAGCAGAATCAGCCGGACCAAGAAACTTTCTCCTGTTCGATCTGCCTGGATCTACTGAAGGATCCGGTGACGATTCCCTGTGGACACAGTTACTGTATGAACTGTATTAAAAGTTTCTGGGATGAAGgtgagcagaagaagaactATCACTGTCCTCAATGCAGAGAGAGATTCACACCGAGGCCTGTTTTAAAGAAGAGCACCATGCTAGCAGCTATAGTGGATCAGCTGAAGAAGACTGGACTCCAAGCTGCTCCTGCTGATCACCGCTATGCTGGACATGAAGATGTGGCCTGTGATTTCTgtactggaagaaaactgaaagccatCAAGTCCTGTTTAATCTGTCTGGCCTCTTACTGTGAGAAACACCTTCAGCCTCATTATGATGTGGCTcctttaaagaaacacaagctggtggAGCCGTCCAAGAACCtccaggagaacatctgctctaagcatgatgaggtgatgaagatgttcTGCCGCACTGATCAGAAATGTATCTGTTATCTCTGCTCTGTGGATGAACATAAAGGTCACAACACAgtgtcagctgcagcagaaaggactgagaggcagagagagctggaggagagacgaggaaacatccagcagagaatccaggacagagagaaagatgtgaagctgcttcaacaggaggtggaggccatcaatcactctgctgataaaacagtggaggacagtgagaagatcttcactgagctgatccgtctcctccagaaaagaagctctgatgtgaagcagcagatcagatcccagcaggaaactgaagtgagtcgagtcaaagatgttcaggagaagctggagcaggagatcactgagctgaagaggaaagacgctgagctggagcagctctcacacacagaggatcacaaccagtttctcctcaactacccctcactgccagcactcagtgagtctacacactcatccagcatcaacatccgtcctctgagacactttgaggacgtgacagcagctgtgtcagagctcagagagaaactacaggacgtcctgagagactcatggacaaacatctcactgatggTCACTGAGGTGGATGTTCTACTGTCAGGACCAGAATCAGgaccagaaccaacaacaaGGGCTGGATTCTTAAGATATTCATGTAAAATCACAATGGATCCAAATACAGCACACAGATGTCTGGAACTGTCAGAGGGGAACAGGAAGGTGACATATACAGATCAACGTCAGTCTTATCCAAGTCACCCAGACAGATTCACTCAATTTACTCGTATTCTGAGTAAAGAGAGTCTGACTGGacgttgttactgggaggtggagtggaGCGGAAAAGTTTATGTAGCAGTTGCATACAAGAATatcagcagagcaggaagtcaTAATGAATGTTTATTTGGACGTAATGACAAATCTTGGGCATTAGAGTGTCAATCAACCAGTTTTGAATTTGGTCACAACAACATCTGGACCTCCAtctcaggtccagtttcctccagagtgGGAGTGTACCTGAATCATGAAGCAGGttttctgtccttctacagagTCTCTGAATCCATGACTCTgatccacagagtccagaccacaTTCACTCAGCCGCTACAT CTGGTACACGCTGGAGTTTGGATTTTTAACTACAGAAATTCTGCAAAGTTCTgcaagctgaagaaaaaaatgctcagaaataaaatgttgggtttctctttgcttttgttttga
- the LOC122841684 gene encoding tripartite motif-containing protein 16-like isoform X1, translating into MEQKGDQMNQNPFSCSICQDLPKDPVTIPCGHSYCMNCIKIHWYEEEKSNSCPQCGQTFTPRPVLEKNTMLAALVEELKKTGLQAAPADHRYAGHEDVACDFCTGRKLRAIKSCLVCLASYCEKHLQPHYDSATFKKHKLVEPSKNLQENICSKHGKVIDIFCRKDKKCICSHCLEDDHQDHNTVSAAAERAERQRELEERRGNIQQRIQDREKDVKLLQQEVEAINHSADKTVEDSEKIFTELIRLLQKRSSDVKQQIRSQQETEVSRVKDVQEKLEQEITELKRKDAELEQLSHTEDHNQFLLNYPSLPALSESTHSSSINIRPLRHFEDVTAAVSELREKLQDVLRDSWTNISLMVTEVDVLLSEPESGPEPTTRAGFLRYSCKITMDPNTAHRCLELSEGNRKVTYTDQRQSYPSHPDRFTQFTRILSKESLTGRCYWEVEWSGKVYVAVAYKNISRAGSHNECLFGRNDKSWALECQSTSFEFGHNNIWTSISGPVSSRVGVYLNHEAGFLSFYRVSESMTLIHRVQTTFTQPLHVGVLPWNKSNSAEFHKPN; encoded by the exons ATGGAGCAGAAAGGAGATCAGATGAACCAGAACCCCTTCTCCTGTTCAATCTGCCAGGATCTACCGAAGGATCCGGTGACGATTCCCTGTGGACACAGTTACTGTATGAACTGTATTAAAATCCACTGGtatgaagaggaaaaaagcaACAGCTGCCCTCAGTGTGGGCAGACCTTCACACCGAGGCCTGTTCTGGAGAAAAACACCATGCTAGCAGCTTTagtggaggagctgaagaagaCTGGACTCCAAGCTGCTCCTGCTGATCACCGCTATGCTGGACATGAAGATGTGGCCTGTGATTTCTgcactggaagaaaactgagAGCCATCAAGTCCTGTTTAGTCTGTCTGGCCTCTTACTGTGAGAAACACCTTCAACCTCATTATGATTCAGCTACTtttaagaaacacaagctggtggAGCCGTCCAAGAACCtccaggagaacatctgctctAAGCATGGTAAGGTGATTGATATCTTCTGCCGCAAGGATAAGAAGTGTATCTGCAGTCACTGTTTAGAGGATGACCATCAAGATCACAACACAgtgtcagctgcagcagaaagagctgagaggcagagagagctggaggagagacgaggaaacatccagcagagaatccaggacagagagaaagatgtgaagctgcttcaacaggaggtggaggccatcaatcactctgctgataaaacagtggaggacagtgagaagatcttcactgagctgatccgtctcctccagaaaagaagctctgatgtgaagcagcagatcagatcccagcaggaaactgaagtgagtcgagtcaaagatgttcaggagaagctggagcaggagatcactgagctgaagaggaaagacgctgagctggagcagctctcacacacagaggatcacaaccagtttctcctcaactacccctcactgccagcactcagtgagtcgacacactcatccagcatcaacatccgtcctctgagacactttgaggacgtgacagcagctgtgtcagagctcagagagaaactacaggacgtcctgagagactcatggacaaacatctcactgatggTCACTGAGGTGGATGTTCTACTGTCAGAAC CAGAATCAGgaccagaaccaacaacaaGGGCTGGATTCTTAAGATATTCATGTAAAATCACAATGGATCCAAATACAGCACACAGATGTCTGGAACTGTCAGAGGGGAACAGGAAGGTGACATATACAGATCAACGTCAGTCTTATCCAAGTCACCCAGACAGATTCACTCAATTTACTCGTATTCTGAGTAAAGAGAGTCTGACTGGacgttgttactgggaggtggagtggaGCGGAAAAGTTTATGTAGCAGTTGCATACAAGAATatcagcagagcaggaagtcaTAATGAATGTTTATTTGGACGTAATGACAAATCTTGGGCATTAGAGTGTCAATCAACCAGTTTTGAATTTGGTCACAACAACATCTGGACCTCCAtctcaggtccagtttcctccagagtgGGAGTGTACCTGAATCATGAAGCAGGttttctgtccttctacagagTCTCTGAATCCATGACTCTgatccacagagtccagaccacaTTCACTCAGCCGCTACATGTTGGAGTTTTGCCTTGGAACAAAAGTAACTCTGCTGAATTCCACAAACCCAATtag
- the epdr1 gene encoding mammalian ependymin-related protein 1 → MHRLLLVFVAAVGVSGLGLPRLDASPAAEPCDAPLQWEGKWVLYDHSTGRNRRAAVSYDGQNQRIRVLQQHKKHAPCQRFFEYIYLYQSQVMFQIDQKTKECSKVALTEAWDPFDIPTNSTFEDQYFIGGPGDNVEVQEWSDRKPARQHETWVGIYTLKDCYPVQETYTKNSTVTTSTRFHSLQLGISDPKVFTPPSTCQASRPERMAEFDC, encoded by the exons ATGCACCGACTCTTGTTAGTGTTTGTGGCCGCCGTCGGGGTTTCTGGGCTCGGCCTCCCGCGCCTGGATGCCTCCCCGGCGGCCGAGCCTTGCGACGCCCCGCTGCAGTGGGAGGGAAAGTGGGTGTTGTACGACCACAGCACGGGCAGAAACCGCCGGGCCGCGGTCTCCTATGACGGCCAGAACCAGCGGATCCGAGTCCTGCAGCAGCACAAGAAACACGCTCCGTGTCAGAG GTTTTTTGAGTACATCTACCTGTACCAGAGCCAGGTGATGTTCCAGATCGACCAGAAGACCAAGGAGTGCTCTAAGGTGGCTCTGACCGAGGCCTGGGATCCCTTCGACATCCCCACTAACTCCACCTTTGAGGATCAGTACTTCATCGGAGGCCCTGGGGACAACGTGGAGGTGCAGGAGTGGTCGGACAGGAAGCCGGCTCGTCAGC ATGAGACCTGGGTTGGCATTTACACCCTGAAGGATTGCTACCCGGTGCAGGAGACCTACACCAAGAACAGCACCGTCACCACCTCCACCCGCTTCCACAGCCTGCAGCTGGGCATCAGCGACCCCAAAGTCTTCACCCCGCCCTCCACCTGCCAGGCGTCTCGGCCGGAGAGGATGGCCGAGTTCGACTGCTGA
- the nol7 gene encoding nucleolar protein 7 yields MMEAVCKGCRQVLIYAIRGQKFPTCLLSNITLLREEMMSLPWEQTERGNMATKQRGKGASLVKKAENKKGAHDFNLALDSSDDEAPEEVTFEDSKARAVESLKLALDTARREKELLKEKRRKRQELFQEQKKKKLLSADVLEEIDSVPSKKQKQAEDKDEEEEKKKRKTKKPTGVRNLKGSYTVSTVTNQGQSDYQRQAAEDFIQSRLYGPGSCRSSNNEMLSLQNKTRADKSAAVQFVKKDWACKEKAKAEKLKKRWIHKQQIPTS; encoded by the exons ATGATGGAAGCTGTCTGCAAAGGCTGCCGACAAG TTCTTATTTACGCCATTAGGGGGCAAAAGTTCCCCACCTGTCTTCTGTCCAACATCACTCTGCTGCGCGAAGAGATGATGTCACTTCCGTGGGAGCAAACGGAAAGGGGAAACATGGCGACGAAACAACGTGGGAAAGGCGCCTCTTTGgtgaaaaaggcagaaaataaaaaaggtgccCATGATTTCAACTTGGCGCTGGATTCTAGCGACGACGAGGCTCCGGAGGAAGTAACTTTTGAGGACTCGAAGGCCCGGGCCGTGGAGAGCCTGAAGCTGGCGCTGGACACCGCCAGAAG agagaaggagctgctgaaggagaaaaggaggaagagacaAGAGCTTTTCCAGGAACAGAAG aagaagaaactccTCTCAGCCGATGTGTTGGAGGAAATTGACTCGGTTCCTTCAAA gaaacagaaacaggctGAGGATAAAG atgaagaggaagagaagaagaagaggaagacaaagaaaCCCACAGGAGTGAGAAA CCTGAAGGGGAGCTACACGGTTTCCACGGTGACAAATCAAGGGCAGAGCGACTACCAGCGGCAGGCGGCGGAGGATTTCATCCAGTCCAGATTGTACGGACCGGGAAGCTGCAGGAGCTCCA ATAACGAGATGCTGTCCCTGCAGAACAAGACCAGGGCGGATAAGAGTGCAGCCGTGCAGTTTGTTAAAAAGGACTGGG CCTGTAAGGAGAAAGCTAAAGCAGAGAAGCTGAAGAAGAGGTGGATCCACAAGCAGCAGATTCCCACCAGCTGA